The following DNA comes from Halobacillus litoralis.
AATAAAGTATTTAGTGGATACAGGAGGAATCTTCCGTTCTCCCCCTTCCTGTTTAGAGATATACTCTCTTGACTGAAACATATCTACAGCTAACTGTTGCTGGGTTTTATTTTTGTTTTTCCTTAAATCCTTCATTAACTGCGCTGATTTGCTTTTATTAATAGTTTCCCCCTCCTTACTTATTGATTTGTACCATTGATTGCTTTCTCAGAGGTATATACTAGATTCATAGAGTCAAACAACACCAAAGTTTCTTTCCGGAGCAATATCATCAGATACATCAACATGATTTCTAATCCATGTAATGACTAAATCCTTGGGGTAAAGTGTCCGGCCACCTACATGAACTTTTGGAAAGTCCTTGCGCTTTAATACGTGAGCATCAAGAGATTGTACACTGACATTAAACACACGCTCAGCTAATTTTGTTCGATCAAGTAAATAGGGTAATTCCATTTCTTTCTGAACATCTTCTTGTGCTTTTTTAGCAATATCATAAAAAATATCATAAACCTTGTTATTAAAATCAGATTCGGGTTGCAGTTTAGCTTCAAACATCTACAACATCTCCTTATAAGTTTTTTGTTCCTTTAAGGAACATTGGTTTTCAAAAAAATTTGTCCACTTGAACTCTAGGGCAAAAGCTATGTCCTTCGCTGTTTCTACTGTAGGATTTTTAACTCCTGATTCAATATGGGTATAATAGCTTCTCGATATGTTTGATTTAATAGCTGTTTGTTTTTGCGTTAAATCCTTCTGAAGTCGAATCTCTTTTAACCACATCCTCAATATATTCACCTCCTAAAGTTCCTTTAAGGAACATCTTACAATGTATTATAAGTTCCTTTAGGTAACATTGTCAACAATATCCATATAATTTTTTTACACTTTTAGGAACTTTTCTTTAAGTTACTTTGAGAAACATTTATAATGGATACATAACACACTTTAATCTAGTGAAAAGCATGGTGGTATAAACATGAATTTTTCAAACAGGCTGAAAAGATGCCGACAAATAAAAAAAGAGGAAAATCCAAATTGGACCCAAGATTATATTGCGAGGCAAATTGGTGTAGCTCGAACAACTTACACAGCATACGAGAGAGGTACCAAAATTCCTACTTTAGATACTGTGAACAAGATCGCTGACCTTTTTGATGTATCCACCGATTACCTTTTAGGCCGATCAGATATTTCAGATTATCAAGTGGATAAAAGCAATGAATTTGATTCAATAAAAGAAGTGAATAAATTGATGGACCAATATGGAATTGAAGATGCAGCTTTTTTTGATTTGGAAAAGTGGAAATCAATGAGTCCAGAGCAGATAAGGGAATTGGAAAGTTACTTTCAATATTTAGTGAAAAAGTCTAAAGAGCTTGAGGAAAAAGAAAATAAATAAAAGCAGGGAACTCCACTAAAGAAGTCCCTGCTTTTGTGTTTAATCAATATAGAGTTTGAAATTCCCCATTATACATCAAGAAAAGCCCCTTTAAAGGAAGACTTGATTTCTAGATATCTTGTATCAAATAATAAATTAATGCACCCGTTACTTTATGTACATTTTTTATAAAATCAGTACAAAAAGATGTCGTTTGAATGCACAGTATCGTTGTACTGTGTAACAAGAAATCGAGAATTTTATTTATAACCCCTAGCAATAATTTCAGGATCACCCTTCTCTAATGCAACTTGTAGGCTATGCTTATAAACATGCTTTTTTTCTCTTATTTTTGAATCACGATTTAAGGATTTCCGATAGACAAACTTTTGTTTTAGCACATTTTTTCGTTGATTATAATAAAGAATAAATCTGGCTAATGGTGCTTGATCATTGGAATTTCGCCATATAATTTTGAAGCTCTTCATTCCTTCCCACTCTTCTACACTTAGCATTTTACATAATAAATTTAATTGCAATAAGTTAAATTCAGCATTTATGTTAACTTCTCTTGAAAGAATTAATTTAGTTTCATCGATAAATGGTTCCTGAACAACAGTAAAAGTAGTTATTGTCCTCAATTGGTGTATAAATTGCTCAAACGTACATATTGGAAATCTAGCTTCTAGAAAGTTTTCAAAATCTGTTTGTTTGACGTGCAAATTCAGTTTATTTAAGTGATTTTGGATTTGCTCCCAAAAGTCTCTATAGGTTTCTCTGATGGGATACACATGTTGATGTATCTTTTTTAGATGTAGAGCTAATTCTTTCTTTTGCATCCGAACTTGATCATAGTTATCCTCGCTTGCTAATAGGTATTCCTTTGCAACGATACTGGATAATAACTTCGTTACTATATCTCGTACTTCCATACTTTCTCCATCTAAAATATTCATCTCACAATAACTTTCCATTGTTTTCGCAATGTCTAAGTTCTCTTGAATTAAATCCCCTGTACTGATAAAGCCAGTATCAACATCATATAGCTTCCATAAGAATCCATTATAAATTGCTATATTTTTTATTAGTATCTCGTTATTAACTTTTTCTAAATAGTCCCGCGAGTGTATACCTCTATGGAACTTCTTAATAAACCGCTTCATTCTTTTCTCTAATAGCTTTACATCCATTTCTTTTATAGTAATTTCATTATTACCGGAGGGTGGGGTTTCCTGCTTCACATCCATCGGTTCCTCACTAGTGTTTTGAAAATGTCGATTCAGTGCACGGATTAAATTAGTAAAGACATCTACCCCACCAATAACCCCATAAGATTTTACTGGTTCCTCTGTCGATACATAATAATCGTCTAAATTATCACTAATGTGTTCCTTATCCCCACGTAATTCTGCTTGTTGGTGTATGTTTGTAGAGCCCCTTTGTTGATTCGCTTGTTCAATATCGTCTTCTGTTAGTATTAACCGATTATTCAAATCATCTAGCAAACCCACAAGTGTTTGATACTCTTCCAAATTTGAATCTTTTTCTAAATAATGGTATGGCGAATCCTTCATATTAGCAAAGGTCTTCAACAACATCTGGGTATCATGATACCAACCAACACATTCTAGGACTTGATTCGGTGTTGTAATCAAAATATCAAAAGTTTCTTTTAATTTGTCTAAATTACGGTCGAACACATAAGTGTAGTAGGATTCAACCTGATCAATCTTCTTTCCTTGTGCGGCACAAACATGAACCTGATCGATTGATATGGTCGATTTTAGCTTTATGGTCAGCTTGTTTTGATCCAATACGCCCTCAATAAATTGAATCGTTTGTTTTTGCTGTTCCTGATTTGCCTCTTCCGGCATAAGTTCAAACAAGTCAGTTAAAGGAACAAAATTAAATTCTTCGTCAAAAAAAGAATCGAACTTACCCTTTGGTCCTTTCTCCGCAATAACCGCTTCCGTATTACCGTCCGCACTTGTTTGTAACAAAGCCTGGCGACTACAGTTGGCACTTCCATATACAATGACCTCTTCCTGCTCACCAATAAATCGAAAAACTTTTCCATGATACCTTTTATGATTATCCTCTGTGAAATTCACTTCATACAAATCAAACCTCGAATCATCCTTTTTAGTTAATGGGAAATTCGTAGTTTTGTTTTGTAAATAGATCGAAACCTTTTCAGGGTTATATTTTTGATGCCAATGATTAATAACTGCAAGGGATTGATCAAAGTATGGTGTCATGCAATCAATTCGTTTAATTACTTCTGGTAAGATCTCACTTAATTGATCTTGTATTGACCTCTCAAGATTCATGAACATCGATAGTGCATTATTTTCCCGATTAAAGTTATTTAAATAGTAAAAAGTCTGTAGTTGAGCCATCAATTCTTCCATCAATTTATTATTACTTGGCTTCGTTTGCCAAAACATACTTAAAGCAGCATTAATGATGTGAAGATGATCTTTATTTCTTCCAACCTCATAGGTGAATACGTTGAATAATTCTTTGTTCGTTATAAATCCAGAAGGGGTTAAATTGCCACTACCAATAATCAGCTTTGCCTTTTTTTCACCTAATAACAAATACACTTTTGGATGAAAAGCATGATTAGTTTCCATTGGTGTTACCAGATAACTTTTTCCGAGTTCGGTGATATTTGGATGTTTAACCGAGTCTTGTAAACTATTATGATCAATAAAGAGCCCAATATATGTACAACCATTATCTAACAAATGACGCAGAATCATCTTTTCAAAAAAAACTAAATCTGTGGAAAAGGATGAAAATAGTGCGACCTTATATCCGTTATGTTTCAACTCTTCTAGTATGTTAATCTTATCCACTTAGTTTCACCTCACCTAAAGGTGTTACATGATAGACGCGCTTTTTTTGCGTAATTAAGCCAAGGTCTTCTAAAATACTCAATCCTTGATATACACGAAACGTATTATATACAGGGGTATCTTCGGCAATTAGGTATAGCTTGCCATTGTTCTCAGTAAAGTGATACGTCTCATTATTAGTCGTAATCATTTTATTTAAAGCAACTTTTTGATGTTGATCAAGAATATAATAATTTAAAATATAACTAATAAACTTGCTTACTGGTTTAGTCTTGTGTCCTTCTATCAACGATGTCCAACTTTGAAAAGAAATACTATCTCTTCCACCAAGGCGAAGCAATTCATAATGAAAATCCTGAAAGTCGGCTCGATTTTGTAACCGCAGATTTACATCTAACATGATTAGTAAGGGCTGCCACAGATGATTTTTCACACTTTTTTCTTGTTCTTCCATATGTTTGAGAAATGTTTCACGCCTATCATATGGAAATGAAAGATCATTTTCCAGATCTTTAACCGTCTGTTGTAAATCATAGCCCTGCTCACTTAATTCCACTAACACCGCAGAAATTAGTTCCGCTTTTGTGAATACTCTTTTGGACATTTTATCTAAAAGATACGTCCATATATTTAGGAGACTATAAGTGAAAAATTGTCTCGCCTGATAAATTTCCCAACCAATAGCAACTTCGTTCACTCCAGCTTGTAAGTTTATTTTATTATGATAAAAGCTATCATACATGTGATGTTGCCAATCTTGAATCGATACTTTCTGCCCGTTAAAGTGGTTAATTAAAATCATGTAATAAAGAAGTGAATCTCTCCGCCATTCCCCTTTTGGGCTTTTGGGTTGTTCTGGCATAAACATGTTTGTGAGTAGTTTTCTATCCTTTGAGGAAGCATCTAATGATGCTAAAGCAGCAACTTTACCATATTCAACTAAGACTTCTCTTGGGACATTTATATCTTGCTTTCTATATGTTTTATAATACGTAGTATCTTTTACGTTAAGCTCAAACGCATCGGCTAACTCTTTTCCAAAAGGTGTTAACCTATCAATGTTAACACCTTTTTTTGCATCACCAGCTTTGGTGACCCCCATTATCTTCATTACGTTTCGATACGTCCCATATCCTCCAAATGGATCCTTTACATACTTTGTATCAACAGAAAATCCCTGTTGATCCGAATTCCATACTTTATATCCATGGGTACTTCCAATCACACTATTAATAGTTCCTTCTCGTTCTTCAGCTTCTGCAATGTTTGCTAGAATATAATACCATTCTTGTTTTTTTAAATAAGTTTTAAAATTTTGTACTGACTTTTTATCCGGCACATTTTCAATAAAATCTTTCAGTACCCATGCGAAGAACGACCAATATCTCGCCCTAGGGGTGATGCTAGTAATTCCAGATTGCAATGTATCCGCAATTGAAATCCCAACATAAAGAATCCCCAAATGGTCTTCCCCATTAATCGTCCTGAAATTATTTGTTGTCCACCTTGGGCCTTGTGTCATTTGTACAGTGGTCACCTCTCTATATTGTAGGAAAGTAAATCTATTATAATTTTAGCACAATCTTAGGAACAGAGATGTTGTCACAGAGTACTAGAGATACTGTACATCAATTGATCCTAATCGTCCTCTTTAACGGAACAAACAACGCAATCCAATCTTCCTGAATTGCGTCCTTTTCTAACACTTCTTATTGCACTTAGATAATTTAATGGAATTACCCAGTATTCAAATTTCATTATAGAGGACGAACACTTCCTGATTTAAGACCAGAATTCACATTTCCATATACCTTTCTTATTTCTCTTTCGTTTTCTAATGCTGTATTCCATTTGGACAATAAGGTTTGAGCTATATAATTAAAATATTGCTCCACATGTGTCTCCATGTGATCTTTATAATCGTTAAAAGAATTATAGGTATTTATATATCTAAAATATGTTTCAAATAAAACTGCATCATCAAAATATGTATCAACTATAAAACAATAGGTTGAATCCTTAGGAAAAAAATACTCAGTCATCTTTTTCAATAAATTAAATTGCTTTTTATCTAATTGAAACCATTCATTAGACAGTAACTTTCTTTTTCCTGGATTATTTTTATCATACCTGTGTTCATTTGCTAATTTGGAAATATATTTTCCTGAAAGTACGACTAAAACATCTGAAATTCGAAGACCGACATGAGTAACAGAATCTTCATTTTCTTTTATTGAGGGAATATCCAATTTTTTGAAGGGGTCTATGGGTATCCCTTCATCAAGAATCAGTTCTGCCGACTGGCTATCAAATTTATTATAAAAGTTCATTTCTGTAATCCACAAGTCAATGTCAAATGTCACCTTGTTCCAATCAAATGAGACTTCATTAAAAGGGGTATCTTGAATAAAATGCTTTGTTTTTCTAATCGTTTGTACTAACCTTTCATAATCCTGTATTTGGTACTTCATTCTTTGAATGTTCTTATTCTTTGTCACAAAAGCTGCCAGGTCTTTCTGAATTTCCGTAAGAACTTCTCTATTTCCCTTATACTTATCAAAGATAGATTGAATTACACTATCACTGGCTTCAAGTTCCAAATATTTCACAAGAGAGTATTTAAAAAGTCGTGCCGATTCTATATATCTTTTTTCTTCTAATTTTAGGATCCACTGTGTCAATCTGTTGTCTGCAACTAGAGACATTTTATTTATAGTAAATAATAAATTGTCAACGTGGTTCTCAAGAAGTATATCAAACAAGGAATTATAAAAATCTAGCTCACGATTTTTAAGACTCGCGATACCATACTTGAAATTCTTGGCCAAAATATCTTTTCCTTTTAATTCTTTATAGTCAGGTAAATTCCTTGAGGAAATATATTTCTTTTCTAACAATTTATAATTCTCTTCAATTTTATGGAGACTTTCCCTATTTATCTTAATTAAGTCAGCAACATAAACATACATGTTGTCACTTCCTAACCGAATTTTTTTCTCTTCATCATAGGGAGTCGTCATCCTAATTGTATCTTGGGGTCCTTTTTCATCAATATATAAGTAATGCATTTTTTCATCCTTTCATATCAGATTAAAATACTTTTTCCCTATTTAAAACCTAATCCATTTTTAGACACCTATCATTCACGTCTTAAAAAATATAAATTTCATTAAAAGATAAACATAATCGAAGTTATATGAATTTTTAATGTAGTACCTATTTAAACGGCTAGCTCCATTGCCATTTTTAAGCGCTCCCAAGATTTTGTCTTACTCTTTCATGTGTTTATACATTACATCATCGCAGCTACGCATATTTTGGTTAGGTCCAGGATAACCTCCAACTCTTATATGAAGTTCTTTTTAAGAAATTTCTAAAATTTCTCAAGGAAATAAAACAATCTACAATAAAATAGTTGAATTTCTTTTTGAAACTTAAACTCTCTAATGATTAATATCTTTAACTTTCTCTTTTGACCCCAACGCCTCTAAAGTATTATCAAAAGCATCCATGATTCTTTTATCAATAAATTTTGGCCTCTTCATTGGGAAATTCCTTTGATATAAAAAATCTTTAAATGAAGTTAGAGGATTGTCAAAAAATTCATTAACAATGTTAAATATAGATCTTTTCTTAGAGATTAGGTAGCAAAGCGCTTCAAATTCTTCTATATCTAAATTCACAAAACCTTTAATTAAATCAGATTCCCTGACATCTTTAAGTTTATCTTTTACAAAATTTTCAAATGATCCTAGGCTGCGACATTTGTTTGTTGTTACTGAGAATATGTAAACTTCTTCAATGCTCTCTAGTTTATTTGACACAGTTGTTTCTATAATTTCTGTAATGGATTTAAATGCTTG
Coding sequences within:
- a CDS encoding helix-turn-helix transcriptional regulator; this translates as MRMWLKEIRLQKDLTQKQTAIKSNISRSYYTHIESGVKNPTVETAKDIAFALEFKWTNFFENQCSLKEQKTYKEML
- a CDS encoding helix-turn-helix domain-containing protein, yielding MNFSNRLKRCRQIKKEENPNWTQDYIARQIGVARTTYTAYERGTKIPTLDTVNKIADLFDVSTDYLLGRSDISDYQVDKSNEFDSIKEVNKLMDQYGIEDAAFFDLEKWKSMSPEQIRELESYFQYLVKKSKELEEKENK